A window from Rana temporaria chromosome 8, aRanTem1.1, whole genome shotgun sequence encodes these proteins:
- the LOC120909422 gene encoding zinc finger protein 468-like isoform X1 — MGLSLRGMEANCSNLTERILRLTLEIIYLLTGEDNIVVKKTSGDGQNSVVVPLHSLLVPERNNEQKILEVTQKISDLLMEENENWSNFNVIIKEEIEDGEEEDSVIKDRECLEGHKDLYKDVMMENQPPLTSPDGSSNGNSPESYHRPLYSRDSTQEDHTIPHHHQGIGVFDIKTEVKAEDETYMRGNQLSMKETEMMVTTTKEETSLDARTGGNNGWKTQEGHLISPADYNKDDNVMAQYSPGVSIVTQTIHHKPNYMITSTDQFNSEDPKDCSHTIIPNVQPRFQRPDPLSDPSNPEESSPNNFQPFQVFEQSFTTQPDLGVPESNNTVEKPFPCCECEKSFMKKSHLVQHRRIHTGEKPYTCSACEKSFVNKSDLVRHVRIHTGEKPFSCSECGKSFTEKSKLIIHQRVHTGEKPFSCSECGKRFSDKGNRDRHKKSYSCPEATALLRK; from the exons ATGGGACTGAGTTTGCGAGGAATGGAGGCAAACTGCTCCAACCTGACGGAGAGGATATTAcggctcaccctggagatcatctacctgctgaccggggag GATAACATAGTAGTGAAGAAAACATCGGGAGATGGACAGAACTCCGTTGTGGTCCCTCTACATTCCTTACTGGTTCCAGAAAGAAACAACGaacagaagattctagaagtcacccagAAGATCTCTGACCTCCTGATGGAAGAG AATGAAAACTGGAGCAATTTTAATGTTATTATCAAAGAAGAGATAGaagatggagaagaggaggacaGTGTTATAAAGGATCGGGAgtgtttagaaggacacaaggatctctacaaggatgtcatgatggagaatcagccgcccctcacatcaccgg atggatccagtaatgggaactcaCCAGAGAGCTATCACCGCCCTCTGTACTCCcgggactccacacaggaagatcacaccatccctcaccatcatcag GGGATAGGAGTGTTTGATATCAAAACTGAGGTTAAAGCAGAAGACGAAACGTATATGAGGGGGAATCAGCTGTCTATGAAGGAAACTGAAATGATGGTGACAACAACCAAGGAGGAAACTTCTCTAGAtgccagaacag GAGGAAACAATGGCTGGAAGACCCAAGAGGGACATCTTATTTCACCTGCAGATTATAATAAAGACGATAATGTCATGGCACAGTATTCTCCGGGAGTAAGCATTGTGACTCAAACTATACATCACAAACCTAATTATATGATAACATCAACAGATCAGTTTAATTCCGAGGATCCCAAAGACTGTTCCCATACTATTATCCCAAATGTCCAACCACGTTTTCAAAGACCAGATCCATTATCAGATCCTTCTAATCCCGAGGAATCTTCTCCCAATAATTTTCAGCCATTTCAGGTTTTCGAACAATCCTTCACAACACAACCCGACCTGGGTGTACCCGAGAGCAACAACACCGTTGAAAAACCCTTTCCGTGTTGCGAATGTGAGAAGTCCTTCATGAAGAAATCGCACCTCGTTCAACACCGGAGAATCCACACCGGGGAAAAGCCTTACACGTGTTCGGCGTGTGAGAAGTCTTTCGTAAACAAATCAGATCTCGTTCGACATGTCCGAATCCACACCGGGGAAAAGCCCTTCTCGTGTTCGGAGTGCGGAAAGTCTTTTACGGAGAAATCGAAACTCATTATACACCAGAGAGttcacaccggggagaagccCTTTTCCTGTTCCGAGTGTGGAAAGCGATTTTCCGATAAAGGGAACCGTGATAGGCACAAGAAGTCGTATTCATGTCCAGAGGCTACTGCTTTGCTCAGAAAGTGA
- the LOC120909422 gene encoding zinc finger protein 468-like isoform X2 codes for MEENENWSNFNVIIKEEIEDGEEEDSVIKDRECLEGHKDLYKDVMMENQPPLTSPDGSSNGNSPESYHRPLYSRDSTQEDHTIPHHHQGIGVFDIKTEVKAEDETYMRGNQLSMKETEMMVTTTKEETSLDARTGGNNGWKTQEGHLISPADYNKDDNVMAQYSPGVSIVTQTIHHKPNYMITSTDQFNSEDPKDCSHTIIPNVQPRFQRPDPLSDPSNPEESSPNNFQPFQVFEQSFTTQPDLGVPESNNTVEKPFPCCECEKSFMKKSHLVQHRRIHTGEKPYTCSACEKSFVNKSDLVRHVRIHTGEKPFSCSECGKSFTEKSKLIIHQRVHTGEKPFSCSECGKRFSDKGNRDRHKKSYSCPEATALLRK; via the exons ATGGAAGAG AATGAAAACTGGAGCAATTTTAATGTTATTATCAAAGAAGAGATAGaagatggagaagaggaggacaGTGTTATAAAGGATCGGGAgtgtttagaaggacacaaggatctctacaaggatgtcatgatggagaatcagccgcccctcacatcaccgg atggatccagtaatgggaactcaCCAGAGAGCTATCACCGCCCTCTGTACTCCcgggactccacacaggaagatcacaccatccctcaccatcatcag GGGATAGGAGTGTTTGATATCAAAACTGAGGTTAAAGCAGAAGACGAAACGTATATGAGGGGGAATCAGCTGTCTATGAAGGAAACTGAAATGATGGTGACAACAACCAAGGAGGAAACTTCTCTAGAtgccagaacag GAGGAAACAATGGCTGGAAGACCCAAGAGGGACATCTTATTTCACCTGCAGATTATAATAAAGACGATAATGTCATGGCACAGTATTCTCCGGGAGTAAGCATTGTGACTCAAACTATACATCACAAACCTAATTATATGATAACATCAACAGATCAGTTTAATTCCGAGGATCCCAAAGACTGTTCCCATACTATTATCCCAAATGTCCAACCACGTTTTCAAAGACCAGATCCATTATCAGATCCTTCTAATCCCGAGGAATCTTCTCCCAATAATTTTCAGCCATTTCAGGTTTTCGAACAATCCTTCACAACACAACCCGACCTGGGTGTACCCGAGAGCAACAACACCGTTGAAAAACCCTTTCCGTGTTGCGAATGTGAGAAGTCCTTCATGAAGAAATCGCACCTCGTTCAACACCGGAGAATCCACACCGGGGAAAAGCCTTACACGTGTTCGGCGTGTGAGAAGTCTTTCGTAAACAAATCAGATCTCGTTCGACATGTCCGAATCCACACCGGGGAAAAGCCCTTCTCGTGTTCGGAGTGCGGAAAGTCTTTTACGGAGAAATCGAAACTCATTATACACCAGAGAGttcacaccggggagaagccCTTTTCCTGTTCCGAGTGTGGAAAGCGATTTTCCGATAAAGGGAACCGTGATAGGCACAAGAAGTCGTATTCATGTCCAGAGGCTACTGCTTTGCTCAGAAAGTGA
- the LOC120909424 gene encoding oocyte zinc finger protein XlCOF8.4-like isoform X2 yields the protein MEANCTVLTERILRLTLEIIYLLTGEDNIVAKKTPGDGDYSIFIPLHSLLVPGRNNEKKILEVIQKMIDLLTEESENWSNINVSVKQKIKQEEADGVRKELECLKGHKDLYRDVMMENQPPLTSPDGSSNGNPPEKCPRPLYSWESIQKGHTISHHHQGVAVFSIKTEVKEEEEMYVSGNQPSLKEAKTMETISKDQSSLDVSTCGPNGWNTPEGSPILSGHYNKEDNGVAQCSPGVSKPNHMVRSTGSFNSEESKDIPHSILPNVQPSLHIAVRSPDPSNPKESSPNYLNPLQEYENSFNKHDLVVPQSINTIDRRFACSECEISFTKKSHFVQHQRTHTGEKPFSCSECGKSYTEKSSLKRHLRVHTGEKPFSCTKCGKCFFDKRSRDNHLKVHTGEKTFSCPEKKSQAAYTQHLSPLKNVWWSVVG from the exons ATGGAGGCAAACTGCACCGTCCTGACGGAGAGGATATTAcggctcaccctggagatcatctacctgctgaccggggag GATAACATTGTTGCGAAGAAGACACCAGGAGATGGAGACTACTCCATATTTATTCCTCTACATTccttactggttcctggaagaaATAATgagaagaagattctagaagtcatccAGAAGATGATTGATCTGCTGACagaagag agtGAAAACTGGAGCAATATTAATGTTAGTGTAAAACAAAAGATAAAACAAGAAGAGGCAGATGGTGTGAGGAAAGAACTGGAGTGTTtaaaaggacacaaggatctctacagggacgtcatgatggagaatcagccgcccctcacatcaccgg atggatccagtaatgggaacccaccagagaaatgtccccgtcctctgtattcctgggaATCCATCCAGAAAGGTCACACCATctctcaccatcatcag GGGGTAGCAGTGTTCAGTATCAAAACAGAGGTCAAAGAGGAAGAAGAGATGTATGTGAGTGGAAACCAGCCGTCTTTGAAAGAagccaaaacaatggagacaaTTAGCAAGGATCAATCTTCTCTAGATGTCAGCACAT GTGGACCCAATGGATGGAATACCCCAGAGGGAAGTCCTATTTTATCTGGACATTATAACAAAGAAGATAATGGTGTGGCACAGTGTTCTCCAGGAGTAAGCAAACCTAACCATATGGTTAGATCAACAGGTTCATTTAATTCTGAGGAGTCCAAAGATATACCACATAGTATTCTCCCAAATGTCCAACCAAGCCTTCATATTGCAGTGAGATCACCAGATCCTTCTAATCCCAAGGAATCTTCTCCCAATTATTTGAATCCTCTTCAGGAATATGAGAATTCATTCAATAAACATGACTTGGTTGTACCCCAGAGCATCAACACCATCGATAGACGTTTTGCTTGTTCCGAGTGTGAGATCAGCTTTACAAAGAAATCACATTTTGTTCAACACCAGAGAAcccacaccggggagaagcccttctcatgttctgagtgcggaaagtcTTACACTGAGAAATCGAGCCTGAAAAGACACCTACGAGttcacaccggggagaagccCTTTTCCTGTACCAAGTGTGGAAAGTGCTTCTTCGATAAAAGGAGCCGGGATAACCACTTGAAAGTTCACACCGGTGAAAAGACGTTCTCCTGTCCCGAAAAAAAATCTCAAGCAGCGTATACACAGCACCTGAGTCCACTGAAAAACGTATGGTGGAGTGTTGTAGGCTGA
- the LOC120909424 gene encoding oocyte zinc finger protein XlCOF8.4-like isoform X1, which produces MEENCTDLTERILRLTLEIIYLLTGEDNIVAKKTPGDGDYSIFIPLHSLLVPGRNNEKKILEVIQKMIDLLTEESENWSNINVSVKQKIKQEEADGVRKELECLKGHKDLYRDVMMENQPPLTSPDGSSNGNPPEKCPRPLYSWESIQKGHTISHHHQGVAVFSIKTEVKEEEEMYVSGNQPSLKEAKTMETISKDQSSLDVSTCGPNGWNTPEGSPILSGHYNKEDNGVAQCSPGVSKPNHMVRSTGSFNSEESKDIPHSILPNVQPSLHIAVRSPDPSNPKESSPNYLNPLQEYENSFNKHDLVVPQSINTIDRRFACSECEISFTKKSHFVQHQRTHTGEKPFSCSECGKSYTEKSSLKRHLRVHTGEKPFSCTKCGKCFFDKRSRDNHLKVHTGEKTFSCPEKKSQAAYTQHLSPLKNVWWSVVG; this is translated from the exons ATGGAGGAAAATTGTACAGACCTGACGGAGAGGATATTAcggctcaccctggagatcatctacctgctgactggggag GATAACATTGTTGCGAAGAAGACACCAGGAGATGGAGACTACTCCATATTTATTCCTCTACATTccttactggttcctggaagaaATAATgagaagaagattctagaagtcatccAGAAGATGATTGATCTGCTGACagaagag agtGAAAACTGGAGCAATATTAATGTTAGTGTAAAACAAAAGATAAAACAAGAAGAGGCAGATGGTGTGAGGAAAGAACTGGAGTGTTtaaaaggacacaaggatctctacagggacgtcatgatggagaatcagccgcccctcacatcaccgg atggatccagtaatgggaacccaccagagaaatgtccccgtcctctgtattcctgggaATCCATCCAGAAAGGTCACACCATctctcaccatcatcag GGGGTAGCAGTGTTCAGTATCAAAACAGAGGTCAAAGAGGAAGAAGAGATGTATGTGAGTGGAAACCAGCCGTCTTTGAAAGAagccaaaacaatggagacaaTTAGCAAGGATCAATCTTCTCTAGATGTCAGCACAT GTGGACCCAATGGATGGAATACCCCAGAGGGAAGTCCTATTTTATCTGGACATTATAACAAAGAAGATAATGGTGTGGCACAGTGTTCTCCAGGAGTAAGCAAACCTAACCATATGGTTAGATCAACAGGTTCATTTAATTCTGAGGAGTCCAAAGATATACCACATAGTATTCTCCCAAATGTCCAACCAAGCCTTCATATTGCAGTGAGATCACCAGATCCTTCTAATCCCAAGGAATCTTCTCCCAATTATTTGAATCCTCTTCAGGAATATGAGAATTCATTCAATAAACATGACTTGGTTGTACCCCAGAGCATCAACACCATCGATAGACGTTTTGCTTGTTCCGAGTGTGAGATCAGCTTTACAAAGAAATCACATTTTGTTCAACACCAGAGAAcccacaccggggagaagcccttctcatgttctgagtgcggaaagtcTTACACTGAGAAATCGAGCCTGAAAAGACACCTACGAGttcacaccggggagaagccCTTTTCCTGTACCAAGTGTGGAAAGTGCTTCTTCGATAAAAGGAGCCGGGATAACCACTTGAAAGTTCACACCGGTGAAAAGACGTTCTCCTGTCCCGAAAAAAAATCTCAAGCAGCGTATACACAGCACCTGAGTCCACTGAAAAACGTATGGTGGAGTGTTGTAGGCTGA
- the LOC120909427 gene encoding uncharacterized protein LOC120909427, whose product MYLKHDRPDWIDIEEQATPNLTIEDLMWCLTKKRPSILSPTLSQALVLWDSLKNNSSLVSRGRPLSSIFQDPSFVSKIDKDSFKWWHDKGLYRIGRFFSHSGPLPGQHFIDKLGLPVSEKLKFSQLHDHAQSLWDSDLISGFLTPYESKCDQDLIRKGNISVIYKSLAANNTKLPHMLAWERELNNDWDLSDWYKNYTRSIKGFVNISLIEANVKMYTRWYLVPLKLASMYPSTSSLCFRNCQGLGSMIHIWWECPKIRGYWNKVFNIVRRVTGCNLHQSPTIALLNGMLPQISKVTRQLILYIMTGARITLAAAWKKSTVSILYMKRKVTWIMEQEKRVCSMLDRSTLFYEIWEPWLKYMGIPYTP is encoded by the exons ATGTATCTCAAACACGatcgtcctgattggatagacattgaagagcaggcgaccccaaatctaacgatagaggattTAATGTGGTGTCTTACCAAAAAGAGGCCTTCTATATTATCACCGACTCTATCTCAGGCTTTAGtcttatgggattcacttaagaACAATTCCTCTCTAGTTTCTAGGGGTAGGCCTTTATCGAGTATATTTCAAGACCCATCTTTTGTTTCAAAAATAGATAAAGACTccttcaaatggtggcatgataaggggttgtatcgtataggacgCTTCTTTTCACATTCAGGTCCTCTCCCTGGACAGCATTTCATTGATAAACTAGGTCTCCCTGTTTCGGAaaaactgaaattttctcagcTGCATGACCAcgcacaaagcctatgggatagtgacTTGATCTCTGGATTtttgacaccttatgaaagtaaaTGTGATCAGGATTTGATCAGGAAGGGAAATATTTCAGTTATCTATAAATCGCTTGCTGCTAATAacaccaaattacctcatatgctggcttgggaaagggaacttaataaTGATTGGGACTTATCGGACTGGTATAAAAATTATACCAGATCCATCAAAGGTTTTGTCAATATATCTCTTATAGAAGCTAACGTAAAAATGTATACAAGATGGTATTTAGTTCCTCTTAAACTGGCCtccatgtatccgtcaacttCATCCCTATGCTTTAGAAACTGTCAGGGATTGGGGTCCAtgatacacatttggtgggaatgtcccaaaatacggggatactggaataaggtgtttaaTATTGTCAGACGAGTCACAGGATGTAACTTGCATCAATCCCCTACAATTGCTTTACTTAATGGAATGTTACCTCAGATTTCCAAG gttactAGACAGCTCATCCTATACATTATGACAGGCGCCAGGATCACCCTCGCAGCTGCATGGAAAAAGTCGACTGTATCCATTTTATATATGAAAAGGaaggttacatggattatggaacaagagaagagggtctgttccatgttggatagGTCTACTCTTTTCTATGAGATCTGGGAACCCTGGTTGAAATACATGGGGATACCTTATACCCCGTGA